The window TCGTGTATCTTTCGGAACCGAGACCAAAACCCTAACCATTCCTTAAGATCTCCATTAAATGTCTTCAATTCAATTTTGGGTAACTTACAGGACCTTCTTTTACTGTTATGATTGCCTACCTCATTTCCGAACATCTCGCTAGGTGGTGGACTAATCTTTCCTGCGAGCAAAAGTGTATTGTTTACTTGAACCTTAATAACCTCAAATTCGTCACTATATTTCTCAGTACTTTCTCTTTCAGCTAAAATATTATCCTCTGCATGACTAATAAATGATCCATTATTTTCACGTCAATTTCATGAAGTTCCTCTATTAAATTTTCTAAACGGTTAAAATTTGATTGCAACAAGTCATGGTTCTGTGAGGTAATTTCTGTTACAAGAAACTCTTTAATACATTGAAACTTCTTTGTTACACATTGCCTAATAGGCGTCCTACCTTTCTTTAGCCGTTCCATGTTGCTTCCTTCTCTTCTTGGATAGGAATAATTATTCACGATTACTCACAACATATATTCCTCTCTCGTCTTGAACAGGAATATTCACAGTAATTTATATACATCTccgatcacgtcggggtcaccaaatgtTAGAAATTTATCTGACTCCATATTTATATGAAAACATACTTTATTTTTCTCTCATGCAAACTATATTGAAATTCACCTTCTGCAATGTttataaagaaaaacaagaacaaccaTATTATTAGCATATTACCCGATAATGAATGCTTACTCCTAGGAACTCTCCATCAACAGTTCATAGAGAACAAATCCAAAGAGTATCAACGAAGTATTTACAAcagaatgacgtgatatgagtaactaaaacagactaGGCCTAAAAGTCTTGTTCAGCATTTGtccttttacgtttagaaatactgcctacCGACGAAAatagtttgttaaataatagtatagaatatTTACGCGTACAATTTATAgatctttatagcctagaagtcatgttcgctgcacaaaattttgaggttattgcatattggacccccctttactaattttggctgtaaaagtggggggaaaaaggggtctaatacacaagtaaaaaagggacatactgcagatagtttgagatcataaaatcattccagaGAAAACGTGTATTTGTCAGGGATGTTGAAACAAAGAATTTTAAGTACTttccttcacttaaagtacaaattgaactgatgtcaaattttgcaaatcaattaACTGTTGAAGTGTTTGTGAGAAGTATGTGGATGTCTGAcgaaattcaaaacaaataatttcaaAGAGATTTTCCTAATTTTgagatttggagaaaacattgcactttattacaaatgagtgacattaaggtcaaTTTTTTACTGACCATTTAGAAATGAAGTTGATTGAACgtgaagaaagcagtacatgggtgaaaaAATTTGTGCAACTTGAAGCATGAGTGAAAATACAgtactgttgatggtgaatactctctccagaagccaaaTAACTTAATACATGAACAATGGAACAGcttcccacaaaagttttcggtgaTGATACTTGCTACATCATTACAtgctttgtttgggtcatcatatgccaatataaatggtccgttattggacattataaattttctggctaactcattcctggttttcagcgtgtgctaggctgggctcatcagttggtacctagcacacctaccaagatgctagctagtgcataccatggaggccactgcataggctaattgtagccaccggcagtgccaatgcacaatgagagactttgtctcattatcaaaaattgatgcctgcttggccatcatatgatttagatgttgattcccatacggaatctgaaatatttgttccgaatgagtaaatttataataccagttaaatggtccgttattggacattataaattttccggctaactcattccagcctagcacacgagggcgaaacgctggcaaccaggaatgagttagccggaaaatttataatatccaataacggaccatttatattggtattatactcattcggaacaaatattgcagattccgtatgggaatcaacatctatatcatatgcctacgaacagctattttctacaatgaatgtTGTGAAGTCTGCAGTAATCGTGACCTTAGAATGACAAGGTTCTATCTGCCATTTCTATTATTTGGAGAAACTTGCATTTGAAAATTCAAACCATCATAACTTTGTTCAGTTTtaacaaaaacacttcaaattttctgAATTACCTGAGACGCACAATAGACACAAATGCATTGCGTCAGAAAATCAATATCGTTTCAATTTTACCATAAACTGAAAGCGTAAAAATGCAGTTAGAACCTTGTCTGCTCAAGATAACGTTAAATCTTAATTTGACAGGGTTCTGTGTGCTCTTAGAACCTTGTCTTGTTACATTTCACAGGAATAATACTGTATAATGCCTTGTTTGCTATCCTGTGCAATGGAATATTTCAGGTAAAATTTGCAGCTTCGCCTGTTATTACATTTTTTACGTtatatatttcaatttttcattgGGATGAAGTAATTAAAACGAGAAAGCCGGTTAAttaaatgtcaaaaatttcatcgtatatttattacaagaagcataCAATATACCCATATAATGTTCATTGATAATAAGTTACTCTGAACTAACATGATTGGAACTTACAACTTTTAACGATTATAAATGCAGGACTGTGTTGTAGTATGCTCTATCTTGTAAAGGCATGAATTGCAACATGGCCTTtatatctttcttcttttcttctgtaacCTGATGTATTTGCTTGGAGACTTTTGGCTTTAGTTCCAAGATTGAAGACACACCTGGAGAAGTAGACTGGGCATTCATCACTTTCTGTGTTGTTTGGCGCACTGGCTTCTGCAGCATCTTTAGGTTGACAACCTGTGGCTGAGAATCAGGAGAGTGGCTGAGGACAAACTGAACTTCATGTAGTATCTGACTAAATATTATAGAACTCACTTTCGTGAAGGGAATCAATTTGTAGTTCAGAAGCTTCGCAGGGGTACCGAAGTCCTTAAAATTAGTGTCCTTCATTTGCACAATCTTCTAAGGTCTTGTTCTATTGATGCCTTTCAAAATTCTGATTAGTCCTAAGGGAGAGAAGAATTCATTAACCCACATGGCTTTTTCAATGCAACTATGTACGTTGTCCACTTCCTGAATACACGAGtgacctgggccctgtttcataaaacatatttcactaatattattagtaaaaaccaataatattaactaataatattagtgttgtgtttaataaaattattagctaataatattagttattagtttatgagtcaaaattattagtagatgttcctaatattAGTAaagtgtttcatagacaacataactaataaaatttactcatattattaggatgatttccattagtgtattttgactcatatttcatattattagtgaaaccaaagtgtgtggtattctgatatattggcataaaattgtgaagatcagtgaaatgggtGACTCTGATTCCAATAGTGATGAGGAGAGAGTTTATATTCGCCGTCCAAGAACTTTTAGGCCAAGAACAGCCTATACGGGTATGGAAcaatcatatgaatacaatgagagatttaggttagattacagaacttttgaatatgtgcttgataggattggtaatatcttacaatctcccactgcaaggaatgaagcactaacctcaaaacagcagcttcagattgcactacACTGGTTAGGTAGTGGTGCACAGTATCATTGTATTTCTGATATGCATGGTGTTTCAAAAGCAACAGTCTGCAGAGTTGTGCACCGAGTTGTGACTGCGATAAATGACACTCTTCTTCAGGATGTTGTACGTTGGCCAGCTGACTGTGGTGAAGTAGTTGCCAGATTCACTGAACTTGGTGGTATTCCTTTAATTTGTGGAGTACTTGATGGAACACTTATCaaaattgatgcaccaagtgcaTATGAACCGGCATTTGTTGATCGacatgggaaacattccttgaatgttCTGCTAGTATGTGGGCCAAATTTAGAATTCTACTATGTATGTGCAAACTGGCCTGGCAGTGTCAGCGATGCTAGGGTTCTAAGATTAAGTGGCTTGAACGATAGGATGGCTAATGGCTGGAGACCTTTCCCTGGTGCAGTTCTGCTTGGAGACTCcatctatcctttaaaatcttggctcatACCACCAGTCATCCGAGATTTTGCTAGTCAGTCTCAAcaaagatttttaagagcacataaaaaaacaaggagggttatagagtgtgcaataggactccttaaagaaaaatttcctgtcCTTAGCATTGGTATGCGATTAAATCCCACCTTTGCTTGTAAAGTTATCAATGCTTGTGTAGTACTTTGTAACCTGTCAAGACGTCTAGATAACTACATGGCTCCTGAAATGGAAGAGGATCATTTGGAGCAAGAGGATATTCAGGAGGGTGAGGAGGTTCCAGTCCAGGCTCAAGAAAAACTGCAATTCCTTTACGACCACTTCGTGTGAACAGACATTGTGATGAATAAAAGACAAATCATATGAACACCCAACACagtaattttgtgctttttatgatttttatttacactttttacatcTGAGGCTGAACTACAACAAAGTTACCATCATTGTTTtctacaattaaatattcattgtttggtacagaaagttccttttttccacGTTCCTGAACACCACTTGTGAGGGGTGAATGCtcaatattgagtaaattttccttCTCCCACACCTCCAGCTCCAGCTTCCGGACTTCAAGTTGAAGCTTCCGTTTTTTGAGGGACTCTATTTCTTTGCTTTCCTGGGGATGCTGGACGAGTACCCTCTTCTTGACAGTACCTAtaagaaaaaagagaaaattaGGTGAAAGTTAAGACTACAGTTAAGCTAATTTATATCggctaatgtttaataatttattccCGCTATTGATCTCAGGGTACCCATTTTATGGACAAATTTAATCTTTACATCTAAGACTGTACCCCAGATGGAACGATCGAAAGAGACTGATATTAGATGCGACGTGAGTCATACGCAGCGAGTAgtagtttgagagagagagagagagagatggagacaGATAGAGTGCGCACGTGTGGTAGCGAAAACATTTAATGAAAGACAGGCAGTGCAAGAGACGTGATGTATCTAGTATTACATGTGGTGTAGCTTAAAATTCACTCTTAATGAAACTTAATTCCAGACcttgatagtaaaattaaatgttcatagaTAATAACTTTTCCCCATTGATTTGTGATTGCCTCGGGAGCCCGCCAACCTCCAGAGGCTGCATCCCCAAATAAATACGGAGGGCCCCagccagggttatgagtgaagtccaCAATGGTAGCTACGGTGGAGAAGCTGGTACAGTGTGTCACGCTCCCAGCGGAGCTGGTAGTCGACATGCACATTCCGGGCGGTGTATTCATAATCTCATGCTAACTCACTGCATTGCCATGAGGAGGTCAGTTActatacgcaaaccttttcttgagccctgagctccctagtgctgaatcggtagacctcggttatcttcgatatccatattggcaacctttgaaacacaaactatgcattgctgtgcgacatctggcgtacactttacgaactagtactgatgttgtttgcacagcaaagccaaactatataataattcatgctaggaacaagatttgcatcgagaaatgttatataatgttaaataatgtatgtgtaacacagttgttggcgtaagataataaatgtttagaaaattcatatcgatcgatcatattatcgattcaattcagatttcatttccatccagttggcagtattaccggatatacaataataaagttttattatgaatccacctgttcaatacattataatgttgttacattaaaataacttcattagttaaaaagttatatatgggacatgtttcgctcccttatagagcatcatcagccaaatccgaatctcaaacaattgttatttacgtaacaaagacttaagaaccattagaacacttttgacaaacttaaaacttattctattcaaaaatcataaaatataaaatccttgtatacatggctcaattacatgtgcttaataggaacatacattaaaattatggaagagagagtactaaagtataaaataaataatatatatatatcatgtccaaaatcctagaaagatgtgaagatcaatcttaggagccaatttgtggatcttcttagtaatgagatctggtaaaaaagttatttatcccttgtggataagagtctataaagattcaaaatttatcgtcaaatttgatgattgaacttgtaacaggataaatgttggtcttcaagaaatttaaatgcttgtcatgtgacctcggcgaagcatttaaatttcttgaagaccaacatttatcctgttacaagttcaatcatcaaatttgacgataaattttgaatctttatagactcttatccacaagggataaataacttttttaccagatctcattactaagaagatccacaaattggctcctaagattgatcttcacatctttctaggattttggacatgatatatatatattatttattttatactttagtactctctcttccataattttaatgtatgttcctattaagcacatgtaattgagccatgtatacaaggattttatattttatgatttttgaatagaataagttttaagtttgtcaaaagtgttctaatggttcttaagtctttgttacgtaaataacaattgtttgagattcggatttggctgatgatgctctataagggagcgaaacatgtcccatatataactttttaactaatgaagttattttaatgtaacaacattataatgtattgaacaggtggattcataataaaactttattattgtatactaacagatttcaatacggattaaaacatgagattagtattaccggaaccgtcaacgctccctccttacccctcaccccgtaaaaattgggctcaagaaaaagttcgcgtatagtactcgAGTTTGTGTGTCGTGGGAAGCCGTGAAGCGATACATTTGTTACAAGACTGTGTGgggctgaattacagtagaattaattagattaattacattaCTACAATGTTGAAATGCCAGTTAAATTCATACTAGAACAAAGAATTCTtatgtatgacacatatgtaaaaacCGACTCATAAAGAGGTGAGTAGGCAATTTCAGAAGAGATTTCCCGGGGTTCCTCTTCCAGGTAAAGAAACAGATATCTCGTGAATAAATTAACAGGATCACTTAATGTTGTGATTCCTAAACTGAAACGAGGGATTCTATTAGAAAAAAATATCGACATTAACACATCATTCGTACGATCTCCCACTACATCTGTACAATGTGTTGCACAAGAAGTCGGTATCTCAAAATCCTCCGTGCATAGTGAAATTAAAGAGGTTAGTACTCATGATGAAGGCTGTTGGGTGCATGAGTAAGCAATAAATGTAGTAATAGTGGACACAGAATACGCAGaaggttatgaatataccgctcaGAACATGCATGTAGTCTCCCGGCCAtgctgggagtgggacacactgtatttGGAACAATACGGCTGATGGAACATTTGAGCGGTTCGtgcaagtatgtctctctttttcaTTCACTCTTCTTCATTACCGCATGTGTTCAGTAtctgtctctatctctctctcaaaATACTACTCACTGCGTTCGGCTCGTGTCGCGCCTAATATCAGTCTCACTCGATCATTACGTTTGGGTACAGTATTACACTGAAAGATTAATTTTGATGTGACAAGTCATTTCCctgtgttttccatgctttccctatTTTTCCAGAAAATGGGCACCCTAAGACTAATGACAGGAATAAATTATTAAACACCAGCCTTTATAAATAA is drawn from Anabrus simplex isolate iqAnaSimp1 chromosome 1, ASM4041472v1, whole genome shotgun sequence and contains these coding sequences:
- the LOC137501921 gene encoding uncharacterized protein — translated: MGPTSASTSDYIVALEESRPISATEIDGSWQNGELQHQQETPKARGTVKKRVLVQHPQESKEIESLKKRKLQLEVRKLELEVWEKENLLNIEHSPLTSGVQERGKKELSVPNNEYLIVENNDGNFVVVQPQM